One stretch of Enterobacter sp. RHBSTW-00994 DNA includes these proteins:
- the ilvX gene encoding peptide IlvX — protein MTTSTKFCFSRFMTGN, from the coding sequence ATGACAACTAGCACAAAATTCTGTTTCTCCAGATTTATGACGGGGAACTGA
- the ilvL gene encoding ilv operon leader peptide, translating into MTALLRVISLVVISVVVIIIPPCGAALGRGKA; encoded by the coding sequence ATGACAGCCCTTCTACGAGTGATTAGCCTGGTCGTGATTAGCGTGGTGGTGATTATTATCCCACCGTGCGGGGCTGCACTTGGACGAGGAAAGGCTTAG